The following is a genomic window from Campylobacter concisus.
CACTTTTTTTTACTATGAAACGATCATGAGCTCCAATTAAATTTGAAAAGATATTTTTATAGCTTATCATCGCGCCTTTTGGCTTGCCAGTAGTGCCTGAAGTGTAAATTATATGCATTAAATCATCTATTACCGGATACTTTGTGATACTAAGAGCGTATTTATGATTTAGAGTTTCTATAAAATTTATGTTTTTAACAAGGCCATTATTTTCATAGCCCTTACTCATATCCTCTTTTGAAATTTGAGGCGTTGAAGTAAGATACGCGCTCTCGCCATACTCTTCGTCAGTGTCTATATATTCATCTTTTGAGGCACTTTGAAGTTTCTTTGGTATTGCTCCGATCCAGATTATCTTTCTTAAAATTTCAAGCTCATTTAATGCGATTAACTCTTTTGCAAGCGAGCTAGACGCAAAAAGCACCTTTGCACCGCAATCATTTATGATATATTCAAACTCGTTTGCTTTTAAAAAAGTATTCATAGGCACTGCGATACCGCCAATAGCCGTTATAGCCAAATATGAAATGATAAATTCTTTCGAGTTTGTAACCGCCATAGCTACTTTATCACCAAATTTTACTCCAGCAAGTTGCAAATAAGCTGCCACTTTATCGACATTTTGCTTTAATTCGCGATATTTTAGCTTCTCTTTTTCTTCAAAAAGAACTACTTGATTTGGATTTTCCTTTGCTACTTTGGTTAAAATTTCATAAAAATTATTATAAGAGTATCGCATTATTGACCCTAACTAAAATGTATATTTAAAAGTCGTACCAAGGATTTGGATCGTACCAGTATCAAATTCCCCTGACATTTTTCCAGTATCTGATGAAATACCTGTCGCACGCTTCTTATCACGGTGTTGATAAACATATCCAAGTGCCATTTCAAGATTTGGCGTAAATTTATAATTTACTCCAAAAGAATATACCTTAGATGTAGTATTTGGAAGCTCTAATCCAGTATGCTTGCTGCTTGTAATATCTTCATCATAGGCAAAGCCAGCCATTAGTCTAAATTTTTCATTTACATCATAGGCAAGACCTAGTCTATATGTATTTGTATCTTTTGCATTTTTTATGACTGGATCATCCATTAGCCTTGCAAAAGCTGGACGTGAGTGGGCTGTGTCTTTATCCATGTATTCAAAGTCATAGCCTTTAAATTTAGACCAATACGTCCTCTCAAAAGCTAGCAAAAGAGTAAAATCGCTAAATTTATATCCAGTTGCAAGTACAAGCTGTGCAGGAAGTGGGATCTCAACTCTAGTCTTTCCATGATAGCTTATAGGTGCGAATAGCCCTTTAAAATCAGCATCTGTATGGCCTTTAAGTTCTAAATTTACCTTTGAGCGGTAAGTAACGGCAAGGCTTAAATCTTCAATAGGTCTATAAGTAAGTGCGACATTGTAACCGTAGTCCATGCCATCACCTTTTATCTCTCTGTAGCCTATCTGTCCAAAATCACTTGCTATCTTACCTTTACTATAAACACCTCTAGCACCAAGAGCAATAGCAAGCTTATCGTTTATGCGGTAAGCTACGGTTGGATTTAACTCAACAACTTGCAGCTTAAACCTTTTAGCGGTAAATGCAGTAGCTGGATCTTCCCATGATACACCAACAGCAGCAGGAACGGCAAGAGCTAAACCAAATTTCCAGTTTTCATAAATTTCTGGCGTTACAAAACTAAATGTACCAGCTAGCGAGTCAAATTTTTCTGACCTATAGCTTTTGCCACTATCACTTTTAAACTCGAGCTTATTTATATGAAACCAGCCAAGCGTGCTTTCAAAATGGTGAAGCCCGTCTAAAAACATCATATTTGCTGGGTTAAAATACGCCGCATCAGCCCCAAAACTAAAGGCTATGTTACTAGCAGCAAGACCTAAAGAATCAGCACTTTGCTCAGGAACTTTATAACCTCCAGCATTTAGCAAAGTAGATATTGCAATAATGCTTAATAGCACTTTTTTCATAGTTTTTCCTTTTCGAAATTTCTTAAAATTTTTATCTCGTCTTCCCAAATACTCTCGTCAATCGTCTCTAATATTAAAGGAATTTCGCCTATTTTATCATCATTTATTATATTTTTAAAAGCACTAAATCCAAGCTCACCCTTGCCAAGGCTCTCGTGCCTATCTTTTTTCGAGCCAAGTCCAAATTTTGCATCATTTAAATGCATGCCAGATAAAAATTTATAGCCAATGATCGCATCAAATTCCCCCATAGTTTTGGCGTAGGCCTCTTTACTTCTTAGATCATATCCAGCAGCAAATGCGTGACAGGTATCAAAGCAAACACCAACCCTACTCTCATCGTCTACTCGCTCTATCAAATAAGCAATCTGCTTAAAACTAAAGCCTAAATTTGAGCCTTGTGCAGCTGTATTTTCGATGACTAGCTTTACACCGCTTGTGCGTTTAAGTGCCACATTCATGCAGTTTGCGATATTATCTAAGCACTCTTTTTCACTTATTTGTTTTAGATGTGAGCCTGGATGAAAATTTAAAAGCTCTAGCCCAAGCTTACTGGCGCGATCTATCTCATCCACAAAGGCTTCAAGCGACTTTGCTCTTGCCTCCTCATCTGGATGGCCTAAATTTATCAAGTAACTACTGTGTGGCAAAACATGCTTTGTGCTTATGCCAGAAATTTTTAGATTTTCTTTAAACTGCTCTATTTCACTAGCACTTAGCTCTTTTGCATTCCACTGGCGTTGATTTTTTGTAAAAAGAGCAAAGGCATTTGCTCCTATTTTTGCAGCATTTAACGGAGCGT
Proteins encoded in this region:
- the nfo gene encoding deoxyribonuclease IV; translated protein: MRYIGAHVSAAGGVFNAPLNAAKIGANAFALFTKNQRQWNAKELSASEIEQFKENLKISGISTKHVLPHSSYLINLGHPDEEARAKSLEAFVDEIDRASKLGLELLNFHPGSHLKQISEKECLDNIANCMNVALKRTSGVKLVIENTAAQGSNLGFSFKQIAYLIERVDDESRVGVCFDTCHAFAAGYDLRSKEAYAKTMGEFDAIIGYKFLSGMHLNDAKFGLGSKKDRHESLGKGELGFSAFKNIINDDKIGEIPLILETIDESIWEDEIKILRNFEKEKL
- a CDS encoding OmpP1/FadL family transporter, which encodes MKKVLLSIIAISTLLNAGGYKVPEQSADSLGLAASNIAFSFGADAAYFNPANMMFLDGLHHFESTLGWFHINKLEFKSDSGKSYRSEKFDSLAGTFSFVTPEIYENWKFGLALAVPAAVGVSWEDPATAFTAKRFKLQVVELNPTVAYRINDKLAIALGARGVYSKGKIASDFGQIGYREIKGDGMDYGYNVALTYRPIEDLSLAVTYRSKVNLELKGHTDADFKGLFAPISYHGKTRVEIPLPAQLVLATGYKFSDFTLLLAFERTYWSKFKGYDFEYMDKDTAHSRPAFARLMDDPVIKNAKDTNTYRLGLAYDVNEKFRLMAGFAYDEDITSSKHTGLELPNTTSKVYSFGVNYKFTPNLEMALGYVYQHRDKKRATGISSDTGKMSGEFDTGTIQILGTTFKYTF